One genomic segment of Mastomys coucha isolate ucsf_1 unplaced genomic scaffold, UCSF_Mcou_1 pScaffold22, whole genome shotgun sequence includes these proteins:
- the Vdac3 gene encoding voltage-dependent anion-selective channel protein 3 isoform X2, whose protein sequence is MCNTPTYCDLGKAAKDVFNKGYGFGMVKIDLKTKSCSGVEFSTSGHAYTDSGKASGNLETKYKVCNYGLIFTQKWNTDNTLGTEISWENKLAEGLKLTLDTIFVPNTGKKSGKLKASYRRDCFSLGSNVDIDFSGPTIYGWAVLAFEGWLAGYQMSFDTAKSKLSQNNFALGYKAADFQLHTHVNDGTEFGGSIYQKVNEKIETSINLAWTAGSNNTRFGIAAKYKLDCRTSLSAKVNNASLIGLGYTQTLRPGVKLTLSALIDGKNFNAGGHKVGLGFELEA, encoded by the exons ATGTGTAACACGCCAACATACTGCGACCTGGGAAAGGCTGCCAAGGATGTCTTTAACAAAGGCTATG GGTTTGGCATGGTCAAAATAGATCTGAAAACCAAGTCTTGTAGTGGAGTG GAATTTTCTACTTCAGGTCATGCTTATACTGATTCAGGGAAAGCATCAGGCAACCTAGAGACCAAATATAAGGTCTGCAACTATGGGCTCATCTTCACCCAAAAGTGGAATACAGACAATACTCTTGGGACAGAAATCTCTTGGGAGAATAAG TTGGCTGAAGGGTTGAAACTGACTCTTGATACCATATTTGTACCAAACACAGG aaagAAGAGTGGGAAATTAAAGGCCTCCTATAGACGGGATTGTTTTAGTCTCGGCAGTAATGTTGATATAGATTTTTCTGGACCGACCATCTATGGCTGGGCTGTGTTGGCCTTTGAAGGTTGGCTTGCTGGCTATCAGATGAGTTTTGACACAGCCAAATCCAAACTGTCTCAGAATAATTTTGCTCTTGGTTACAAGGCTGCAGACTTCCAACTGCATACTCATGT GAATGATGGCACTGAATTTGGAGGCTCTATCTACCAGAAGGTTAATGAGAAGATTGAGACGTCAATAAACCTGGCGTGGACAGCTGGCAGCAACAACACTCGTTTTGGCATCGCGGCTAAATATAAGCTGGATTGTAGAACTTCTCTCTCT GCCAAAGTAAACAATGCCAGTTTAATTGGACTGGGTTATACGCAGACCCTCCGGCCAG GCGTCAAACTGACCCTGTCAGCTTTAATAGATGGAAAGAACTTCAATGCAGGAGGCCACAAGGTTGGATTGGGATTTGAACTGGAGGCTTAA
- the Vdac3 gene encoding voltage-dependent anion-selective channel protein 3 isoform X1 has protein sequence MCNTPTYCDLGKAAKDVFNKGYGFGMVKIDLKTKSCSGVMEFSTSGHAYTDSGKASGNLETKYKVCNYGLIFTQKWNTDNTLGTEISWENKLAEGLKLTLDTIFVPNTGKKSGKLKASYRRDCFSLGSNVDIDFSGPTIYGWAVLAFEGWLAGYQMSFDTAKSKLSQNNFALGYKAADFQLHTHVNDGTEFGGSIYQKVNEKIETSINLAWTAGSNNTRFGIAAKYKLDCRTSLSAKVNNASLIGLGYTQTLRPGVKLTLSALIDGKNFNAGGHKVGLGFELEA, from the exons ATGTGTAACACGCCAACATACTGCGACCTGGGAAAGGCTGCCAAGGATGTCTTTAACAAAGGCTATG GGTTTGGCATGGTCAAAATAGATCTGAAAACCAAGTCTTGTAGTGGAGTG ATG GAATTTTCTACTTCAGGTCATGCTTATACTGATTCAGGGAAAGCATCAGGCAACCTAGAGACCAAATATAAGGTCTGCAACTATGGGCTCATCTTCACCCAAAAGTGGAATACAGACAATACTCTTGGGACAGAAATCTCTTGGGAGAATAAG TTGGCTGAAGGGTTGAAACTGACTCTTGATACCATATTTGTACCAAACACAGG aaagAAGAGTGGGAAATTAAAGGCCTCCTATAGACGGGATTGTTTTAGTCTCGGCAGTAATGTTGATATAGATTTTTCTGGACCGACCATCTATGGCTGGGCTGTGTTGGCCTTTGAAGGTTGGCTTGCTGGCTATCAGATGAGTTTTGACACAGCCAAATCCAAACTGTCTCAGAATAATTTTGCTCTTGGTTACAAGGCTGCAGACTTCCAACTGCATACTCATGT GAATGATGGCACTGAATTTGGAGGCTCTATCTACCAGAAGGTTAATGAGAAGATTGAGACGTCAATAAACCTGGCGTGGACAGCTGGCAGCAACAACACTCGTTTTGGCATCGCGGCTAAATATAAGCTGGATTGTAGAACTTCTCTCTCT GCCAAAGTAAACAATGCCAGTTTAATTGGACTGGGTTATACGCAGACCCTCCGGCCAG GCGTCAAACTGACCCTGTCAGCTTTAATAGATGGAAAGAACTTCAATGCAGGAGGCCACAAGGTTGGATTGGGATTTGAACTGGAGGCTTAA